In the genome of Candidatus Desulfofervidus auxilii, the window TCCTGTTTAAGAAGTTTCGGAAGTGCTTTAAAGGCATCGTCTTCAAGTCTGTAACCAACTGTTATAGAAAGTCCACCAAGTTGTTTTCTTGTTTCTTTATGTTCAACTATAAGTTTTTGAAGTTCTTCTTCAGTTCTTTTTTGCGCTTCAGCAAGCTCTTCAACACGTTTTTCAGTTCTTTTTTGTGCTTCAGCCAATTCTTCAATACGTTCTTCTGTTCTTTTTTGCGCCTCAGCTAATTCCTCAACACGTTCTTCAGTTCTTTTCTGTGCTTCAGCCAATTCTTCAACACGTTCTTCTGTCCTCTTTTGTGCCTCAGCTAATTCTTCAACACGTTTTTCGGTTCTTTTCTGTGCCTCTGCAAGTTCTTTTTGTGCTTTTGCTAAATCTTTTACAATTTCCTTAAGTTCATTAAAATCTTTTGCCTTTACAAGTTCATCTGTAATATCATAAAGTACTTCTGCTAAAAGTGTAGCCTGTTTTTCTGAAAATCCCTTTCTTAATCTTTCCTTAAGTTCATTTTGTTTAAACATTTAATTCCCCTTTTTAACTTTATTTTTATCAAAATTTTAATCTATTTGCAAAAAATTAGTGCTCTTGACATCTCTTTTTTCTCCTTGCATTATAGAAAAAATGCTTTATTCTAGAAGAGATTTTTTAAAATGCACTTTTTGCTTCCTTGCATCTTTTTTTTCTGATTCTTGGGCAAAAACTATTTATTTTAGAAAAGGACTTATTAAGACTAAAGTTTCGCCGTATTTTAAAAAGCTAGACAATAAATCCATAATGTGCACTTTATGCCCCAGGTTTTGTGTTGTTGCTGATGGGAAAAGAGGTTATTGCGAAGTAAGAGAGAATAGGGGAGGTATTTATTATAGTCTGGTTTATGGAAATCCCTGTGCTGTCCATATTGATCCAATTGAGAAAAAACCATTCTTTCATGTACTTCCTGGAACTAGTGCTTTTTCTATTGCTACAGCAGGTTGTAACTTTGATTGCAAATTCTGTCAGAATTGGGAAATTTCTCAGGCTAGACCAGAAGAGACATTCAATTATGATTTACCTCCTGAAGAAGTAGTTGCTTTAGCAAAAATCTATAAGTGTTCTTCTATTGCTTCTACCTATGTTGAACCAATGATTTTTTATGAATACATGTATGATATTGGGCGCCTTTTAAAAGAAGAGGATATTCTTAATACTTGCCATTCTAATGGCTTTATTAATCCAGAACCATTAAGGGCATTATGTAAATATTTAGATGCTGCTTGTATTGATCTTAAAGGTTTTAGTGAAAAATTTTATGAAGAACTAACAGAAGGTAAATTAGCTCCAGTACTTAGGACATTAAAAATTTTAAGAAAAGAAGGTGTACATACTGAGATTGTTAACTTAATAGTGCCCACAAAAAATGATGATTTTAAAATGATAAAAGAAATGGTAGAATGGATTAAAACAGAATTAGGAAATGATGTTCCTTTACATTTTACTCGTTTTTACCCTAGATATAAATTAAATAATCTTCCTCCTACACCAATAGATACTTTAGAAAAAGCAAGAAGCATAGCTTTAAAGGCTGGTTTAAAATATGTTTATATAGGAAATGTGCCTGGTCATCCTGCAGAAAATACTTATTGTCCTAGGTGTGATGAAGTGCTTATTAGGCGTATAGGATATAGAATTGAAGCTATTTATCTTAAAGATGGTAAATGTGGCTATTGTGGATTTCCTATACCAGGTATTTGGTCAAAAAAGAAGCAAAAACAGGGCAAGCAAGTTTAAAGATATGAGTATAATAAGACTATTAGGTATACCTAAAATAGGTATAATTATAAGACTTGTTCCCAATGCTCCTAAAGCAGAACCAAAAAGGTCAATACCATAAAAAATAGAAGCCACTTTTTTGATTTCTTCACCTGCCTGACGATATGTTTCAGCTGCAGTGAGAAACTGCATACCACCTAAAATGCCAGCCAAAAGTAAAAGACTCGGAAAAAGTAAATGGATTAAAATAGGATATTGTAAAACTTTCATATTATTAAGAAAATAAACAATACCTAATTCTATAAAACAAATTATGCATAAGCCTGCTTGTAGGTATAAGAGAAATTTTTTTGGTTTACTGGGAGGATAAGAGCGAATAATAAAACTTCCAAAAGTAAGTCCTAACATAAAGGCAGTAATGAGGATAGCAAGTTCATGATAAACATAACCATAAAATACTTGAAAGCTAATAAAAACTATAATTTCTAAGCTCATTTCAGTAAATCCTGTTATAAAAACAGCATTAAATAAAGGTAGGTTTAAATATCTTTTAGAAAATATAAAAATTAATATACCTAGAGCAATTATGAAGAACAAACAATAAGTTAAAGATAGATGTCTTAATTTTAAGACTGTTTTTCTTATAGCCGGAAAATGAGTAGTACTCCATAACACCATTCCGTAAAAATAACATCTTGGTTTTAAATCTGTATTTAAATCAAAAATCTTTGTTTCTTCTAAAATAGATTTAAAAAAGGCGAGTTTTAAAGGGGAGAGGTCAAATTTGAGATAATATTCTTGAACGTATTTGAGATTAAGCTTTCGTTCTTTTATACGTTCAAAAAGTACTTCCATATTAGGTGTTAAAGTATTTTTTGAAGGGCTAGCTAAAAAATAAGCCTTTTCACCTGGCAAAGCTAATACTTCTTTAAAAACTGTTTTAAGTGTAAAATATATACTTCTTAAAAAGTCTGCTAATACCAATCCAATCATATCTGGGGCAGAAGAGACACTGAGACAGAAGATTCCATTTTTATCTAAAATATTTTTTACTTCTTTAAAGAAATCTTGAGTATAAAAACGATTGAGTTGTGCAGTTACTGGATCACCTAAGTGAAGAATAATAACGTCAAATTTTTTTGTAATATTTTTTATAAATAATCGCCCATCTTGATGAAATACATTTACACGCTTGTCTTTTAAAGCATTTTTAATCTCATTAGGCAAATATCTTTTACTTAATTTAATTAAATATGGATCAAGTTCTACATAAATAATATTTTTTATTGATGGATGTTTTAAAATTTCATTCAAACAACCTGAGACTCCTCCTCCAATTAAAAGCACAGATTTGGGTTTGGGATGTTCCAATAAAGCGAGATGAACAGCATATTCAGTTGTAGCTGGGTCAGGATAAGTAAAGGCATAAAGACCACTTTCATAAACAATAATTTGATTCTGTGTTTTTAAAAATGTCAAATGCCCATATATTGTATCTTTAGATACAATTACTTTATAAGGTTGCCATTGCCACTGTCGACTCTTTTTTTCAAGCCACTGCCAATTGATTAAACTGATAAAAATTAAACAAAGAATAAGAAAATTTAAAACTTTTAATATTTTAGAAAATCTTTGGCCATAAAACCAACTATAAGTAGCAATTAATAAAGAAAGATAAAGAGCAATTTTAAGAATAGGTATTTTAGGACATAAAAAGAAATAAAAGAGGATACCTCCTATTCCTGCTCCAATAGCTTCTTTTAAATAAACCTGAGTAATAACTTGATTTTGAGAGAATTTTCTTAAAACTTCACATCCTAAAGTAAAAAGGGCTCCAATAAAAAAAGCATAAGGTAAAAGAATGAGAAAAGAGACTATTAATGATTCAAGCACAGAGTTTATTTCACCTAATCCTAAAATAGGTTTAATTAAACGACAAAGAATAAGACAGCCTGGTAAAGTTAAAGAAATAATTGAAAAGAAGAAAAAGAAAAAAATTTTTTCTTTTTTTATCCATCTAGCTATAAAACTTCCTAATCCTGTCCACAATAGCCAACTAGCTAAGGCAATACCAGCAGTAATTTCATTACCAGATAAAAGAACCATTAATTCCCTTAAAAACAGAATTTGTCCTAAAGTGGCAGCCAGACCTAAAAGGATAAATGCACTACCTAAAGGCATATTCAGACAATACCCTAGGCTTGAAAAAGAGACAAGATGATTCATTAATAAAAAACGCTTGACTAATTTTTAAAACTAATGTTAGATAAGCTGAAAAAAGAAAGGGAGGGAATCAATATGTCTGATGTAAAAACCTGGGATTGGGAAACCAGGGAAAAACTTGTCACAAATGTGAATGAATGGATAATGAAATTTCCTCAAGTACATGAATTTGTAGTAAGTGAAGATGGTGAAAAAATTGCGGCAGTAGTAAAGACAGAAAATGAAACCTATACTGTTTGTGTTAATGGTGAAACATGGGAAAGTGAATTTGACAAAGCTTGGTCATTAAAATTTGCTCCTGATGGTCGTCTTGTGGTTATAGTTTCTGAAATGGGTGAGTGGACAGTGGCTGTAGATGGTCAGACATGGGAAGATAAATTTGAATATGTTTGGGATTTAAAATTTAGTCCTAATGGTAAAAAAATAGGGGTTAAAGTGAGACAAGGAGGTCTTTACAAAGTATGTATAGATGGTCAAAGTTGGGAAAATGGTTTTTTTGATATGAGAGAATTTATTTTTAGTCCGGATGGACGAAAAGTGGCAGCTACGGTACAAGTAGAAGCTATGCCTGAAGGAGATATTTTTAAATTTGCAGAAGGTCTTTGGACAGTGGCTGTGGACGGGAAGCCTTGGTCTAAAAGGTTTATGAATGTTTGGGGTATTGATTTTAGTTTTGATGCCAATCTTATAGCTGCAGAAGTAAGATTTGACCCTGAAAGATATACCATTGCTATAAATGAAAAAACATGGCCAGAGACTTATAGTTGGGTTTGGGCACCTGTTTTTAAACCTAATAGTACAAAAGTAGTAGCACCAGTAAAAAAGGAAAAGTGGTTTTTGGCTATGGATGGAGAGATCATTTGGCCAAAAGGATTTAGACAAATCTTTTATCCTGTTTTTAGTCCTGATGAAATTTCTATTGCTGCAGTAGTTGCCCTTAAAAATGGAAAATGGACAGTAGCTGTAGATGGTAAACCCTGGAATATTGCAGTAGATTCAGCTGTTTTAAAACCAGTTTTTAGTCCTGATGGTGAAAGAATAGCAGCCATAGTCAAAATAGATGAACCTGCTTATGATTTAAAGCCTTATCCAGTTTATAATATTGCAGTAAATGACCATATCTGGCCAGAATGGTTTGATATGGTTTGGGATCCTGTTTTTAGCCCTGATGGTGAAAAATTAGCTGCAAAAGTAGAAAAAAATGGTAAATATACAATTGTAATTGAAGGAAAGGTGTGGGGGAAAGAATTTGATGCCCTTTGGCCGCCTGTATTTAGTCCTGATGGCGAGAAAATATTGGTAAGATGTATTGAGGGTGGAAAGTATTATCGACGTATTGTTCCAGTAAGTCGTATATTAGGTTAAAATTTTATTGACAATAAATATGCTCAATGCTAAATACTTTTGTAACAAAGGAGGATAAAGATGTATGAATTTGTACGTGGCCCACTTTTATGGTTTTCTTTTGCTGTGTTTATTTTAGGAAGTATAGGGAAAATTTTATACATTTGTTGGTTAAATTACAAAAAGGATCAAACTATTTATGATTATTTTAGTATAAAGTATGGCTTACGTTCTATAATTCATTGGATTATCCCTTTTGGTAGTTTAAATATGCGCCAAAGACCTATCCATACTATTGTTTCTTGGTCATTTCATTTTTGTCTTTTAGTTGTTCCTATTTTCCTTATGGCTCATAATGTGCTTTGGTATGAGTCCTTTCGTATAAGTTGGTGGACTTTACCAGATCAATTAGCAGATATTATGACACTTATTGTTATTGGCGCTTGTGTATTTTTCTTTGTAAGAAGAAAAGTTTTGCCAGAGGTAAAATATGTTACATTTACTTCTGATTATGTTTTATTAGTCATTGCGGCTTTACCATTTATTACTGGTTTTTTAGCTTATCATCAATGGCTTTTACCTTATAAGGTGATGATAATTTTACATATTTTGAGTGGGGAATTGATGCTTATTGCTATTCCATTTACTAGACTTGATCACATGTTAACTTTTTGGCTAACAAGAAGTTATATGGGTTCAGAATTTGGTGGAGTACGTCATGTAAAAGATTATTAATTTTTAGGAGGTTAAGCTATGATAGAATTAGTTAGAGATTGGGATAAATGGCAAGTTAAAGATATTGGTTTAGATGAGCCTGTAAAAAAATTAACACCAGAAAGAATAGAAGAGGTAATTAATCGGATATTAAAACAAGAAGGTTGGGCTAGGATTAAAATGTATGTAGACACCTGCATCCACTGTGGTTTATGTTCTAACGCATGTCATCATTATCTTTCTAATGATTGTCATCCTCATTTTGCTCCGGTAGGGAAGATAAAGGATACTCTTTGGATAATGTTACAAAAAAAAGGCAAAGTGAGTCCTGAATTTATGAAACATGTAGCTGAAACTGTTTATACAGAATGCAATGTTTGTATGCGCTGTTCACAATACTGTCCTTTTGGGATAGACATAGCCTATCTGATAAGTGTTGTTAGAAGAATTTGCCATTTTCTTGGTCTTGTACCTCAATATTTGCAAGATACAGTAAATAGTCATGCTGTAACCATGAATCAGATGTGGGTAAAGCAGGATGAATGGATAGATACATTACAATGGCAGGAAGAAGAATGGCAGGGTGAGATTCCAAGTGTTCGGATACCAATAGATAAAGAAGGTGCAGATGTAATGTATTCTGTTATTGGACCTGAGCCCAAAATACTTGCTCAATTAATTGGAAATGCAGCAGTCATTATGACAGTAGCAGGAATTGATTGGACCATGCCATCTTTTGATGGCTGGGACAATAGTGATATGGCTATGTATTCAGGTGATTGGGAAGTAATGGGAAGAGTAAAAAAGGCACATTTTGAAGCAGCTATGCGTCTTAAATGTAAAAAGATTGTTATGGGTGAATGTGGACATGCCTTTAGGTCAGTTTATGATAGAGGTAATAGAATATTGGGATGGAAAATGCATCCTATCCCCATTATCCATGCTGTTCAATTTTATTATGAATTGATAAGAGACGGAAAGCTTAAAATAGCAAGAAAAATAAAAGAGCCAGTAACCTTGCATGATCCTTGCAATATTATAAGAGGTAGAGGTTTAGGTGAAATGGCTCGTTATGTAATGAGAGCAATTTGTGAAGACTTTAGAGATATGTGGCCAAATAAAGAATATAATTATTGTTGTAATGCAGGAGGAGATACTATCAATTGCGGTCCGCCTTGGAAGAAAAAACGTTGTGATAGCAACAAAGTAAAGGCAGAACAATTAAAAGCAACAGGGGCAAAGATTGTTGTTACTCCATGTCATAATTGCCATAGTGGTATGGAAGATATTGTTCATTATTATAATTTAGGTATGGAAGTTAAATTTATTAATGAATTGTTAATTGAATGTATTGAAATTCCAGAAAATTTAAAGGCATAACATATTAAGGAGGGAAAGTTATGAGAAAATGGATGGTGTTTTTTTGTATTTTGAGTATGGTATTGATAATAGGTTATCTTTATGCTCAAGATGAAGAGATGGTTATTGCTCATAAAGAGGTATTTCAACGTTTAGAGAGAGCACCAGTGATTTTTACTCATGAAAAGCATGTTGAAGAATTAGGTGGTGATGAAGCATGTAAAGAATGTCATCACATTTACAGTGAAGAAGAAGGCAAATTAGTTTATGAGGAAGGTGAAGAAGTTGGTTGTACAGAATGCCATGGTTTTAAAGATGAAAAAAGAGAAGATGGAGGTAAAACTCCATCTTTAATGAACGCATATCATATAAATTGTGTTGGTTGTCATAGAAAGTTGGCTAAGGCAAATAAAAAGACAGGACCTGCTACTTGTGGTGAATGTCATATAAAGAAAAATTGGAAATTAATAGAAGAAGAGGTTGAGGAAGAGGCTACTCACGCTGAAGAAGCACATCATCATTAAATTTAAAAATTTTTCTTGACACTGAGATGACAGAGTGCTATAAGGCATTTTAAAATCTAAGAAGTGAGATGGCCTATGAAAACAGGGACGATAAAAGGTGGGATTAGGTTTCAGATACCAAAAATTGATATGCTAACAGAAAAGTTGGCAGTACCTAAAAAAATAGTAATTCCTTTAAAACAACATGAAGGCCCTCCCTGTAAGGCTTTTGTAAAAAAAGGACAGGAAGTAAAAATTGGTGATCTGATTGGTGAAAGTAAAAGTGAGAGAAGTGCTCCGATTTATGCAACTGTTTCTGGTAAAGTTGTAGATTTACCAAAGAGGTTTCCTGATATTAGAGGTGGTTACATTCCAGCAGTAGTTATTGAATCTGATGGTAAAGAAGAGTGGGCATCTTTAGAAAAAACAACAGATGTTTTTAAAGCTATTGAATTGTTTGGCATAGTAGATGGTGGAATAGATGCTATTCCCCTTTCTACAAAATTGAATTTTGCTAAAAGTAAAAATGTAAGGGAACTTATTATTAATGGGGTAGATTTAGAACCTGGTGTTTCTGTCCGTTATAAATTAGTTGTTGAAAAAAGAGAGGCATTAGCAGAAGGTATTAAGACACTTAAAAATGTTTTAGGTGCAACTGCAGCTTATCTTGCCATTGAAGATACAAATACTGTTGCTCAAAGTGAGCTTCCTGGAATTTTATCTGGAGTAGCTGAATTAGTATTATTAAAATCTAAATTCCCGCAGGGCTTAGACAAATTTGTAGTCAAGGCAATAACTGGCAAAGAACCTCCTTCACCTCATGGGACACCAGAAGATGTAGGAGTATGTGTAATTGGAGCAGAAACAGCAATAGCTGTTTCTGAAGCTGTCAAAAATGCAAAACCAGTTATTGATCAATTTATTACTGTTTATGGAGCAGTAAGTAAACCAAAGAATTTGCAGGTAAGGATTGGTACTCCTTTAAAGGATGTTCTTTCTTATTGTGGGGCAAATGGAGATGTTGCAAAGGTAATTGTAGGTGGCCCAATGATGGGTTTAGCCCAATATTCATTGGAAACCCCAGTAACAAAGGAAATAACTGCAATATATGTACAAAAGGAATCTGATTTAGTTACTATTTCTGATCAAAAGTGCATTAATTGCGGTTGGTGTGTAAAAGTCTGTCCAATGGGACTTTTGCCTAATGTAATTGCCTCTTTTTGTGAAGTAGATATGTTTGAAGAGGCAGAAAGTTATAATCTTTCTTATTGTATAGAATGTGGCTGTTGTGCGTATGTTTGTCCAGCCAAGATTCCTTTAGTACATTGGATTAAATATGGAAAATCACAATTAAAGAGAGAAGAACAATGAGGGAAGAAGGACTTATTGTTTCGGTAGGACCCCATATTCAGGGTAAAGAGTCTATTAAAAGTATGATGTTAGGATTTATTATTGCTCTTATTCCAGCGGCAATAGCAGGAGTATATTATTTTGGGATAAGAGCCCTTGAAGTAGTCCTGATAGCTGTAATATCGTCAGTAGTAATTGAAGCAGCACTTCAAAAAATTATGCGCAGAGAAGTAACAGTTACTAAAGATGGTCATGCCATTTTAATAGGGTTAATTTTTGGTCTTATTCTTCCTGCGCATATTCCTTGGTGGGCTATAGTAGTAGGTGTATTTACAGGTCTATTAGTAGGTAAGCATGTCTATGGTGGTCTTGGAAGCAATCCTTTTAATCCTATTTTAGTAGGTTGGGCTTCTTTAAAACTTGGTTTCATGAGTCATATGGATATATCTGGTAGTATTTTAGGTATAACAAAATTTGAAGGCATGACTGCATTAGTAGAAGATTATAGTTATTTTAGCGAAGGCTATGGTATTGAAAGTTGGAGTGGTTTAGGTGGAAAAATTAAACTTCTTATTCATGTATTAATAGGTTGGAAACCATTGCCAGGGGAGGAATTAATTGGGTGTGTAGGTCAGATATGTGCCTTAGCAATAATTATTGGAGTTATATATCTATTTTGGAAAAAATACATTAGTTGGCATGCACCTGTAGGTTTTTTGGCTGCAGTATTACTTTTCTCTATTTTATTTGGTGAAAAAGATTATCTTTATCCTTATGTTTTAGTTCAGTTATTAAGTGGTGGTACTTTATTAGCTGCCTTTTTTATAATTACAGATCCCACTACTACTCCGGTTACATCTATAGGAATGTTGGTTTTTGGAGCAATGGCGGGCATTATTACAATGATTGGTAGACTTTGGGGGAGCTGGGTAGATCCAATTTGGTTTTCTATATTAGTAGTAAATGGTTTTACACCTTTAATTGATAGATTAATAAAACCAAGGCCTTTTGGGAGGGTAAAGAGCAGTGCGTGATATTGTAAAACTAATTGTGGTTTTAACAGCTTTTTGTGTAGCTTCAGCATTTTCTTTAGCTTTTGTTAGGGAGGCAACAAAAGAAAGGATAGAGTATCAAAAATTGAAAATATTAGTGGCGCCTGCTGTAAAAGCAGTATTCCCTGCTTTTGATAATGATCCTATTTTAGAAAGAGTGAAAGTAAAACTTAGTGAAAAAGAAATAATTAATGTATTTCCAGCTAAAAAAGGAGGTAGCTTAATAGGGATTGCTTATGAGGGTATAGGCTCAGGGCATGGAGGAGATGTAGAAGTATTAGTAGGAATAGATTTAGATGGGAAAATATTAGGAGTAAAAGTAGTAAAACATGGTGAGACTCCTGGTATTGGTACAAAAGCTACAGATTCAAAAGAATTTTTGGATCAATTTAAAGGAAAGGGTGTAGGAAGCAAACTTACTCTTACTGCAGCAGGAGGAGAGATTGAGGCTGTAAGTGGAGCGACAGAAACTTCTACAGCCATAACTGAAGCAGTAAGAAAGGCAATAGAAGTATTTCCAAAAGTAAAAGAACAGGTAATAGGGGGATAAAATGGATGGAAGCAGATTAGTAAAAGAATTTACTAAAGGATTATGGAAAGAGATTCCCCCATTTCGTTTTGTATTAGGTTTATGTCCTACTTTGGCTTGTACAACCACTGTAAGAGATGGTTTTGGTATGGGTCTTTGTCTCACATTTGTGCTTGTTTGTTCTAATATCCTTATTTCTTTATTAAGAAAAGTAATTCCTAGTCAAGTAAGAATTCCCTGTTTTATTGTTGTTGTAGCAACATTTGTAATTATTGTAGAGTTAGTTACTCAAGCCTATTTTTATTCCTTATATATGGCTTTAGGTATATTCATTCCACTTATTGTAGTAAACTGTATTCCTTTAGGTAGGGCTGAGGCATTTGCTTCTAAAAATGAAGTTATTTATTCATTGGCAGATGGTTTAGGTATGGGTTTGGGATTTACTTTTTCCCTTACTGCTTTAGCCATATTTAGAGAGGTACTTGGCAAAGGAACATTTTTGTATCATCATATTATGTGGTCTGGTTTTGAACCTTTTGCCTTTCTACAAAAGCCACCAGGTGCATTTGTTTGTTTAGGACTTATGTTAGGTATTATGAATCTTATAGGTAGTGGAGAAAAATAAAAAGGAGTAAGCTATGGAGCAAGAAGTTTGGACATTTTCAGATTACATTATGTTAGTTGTATCTGGAGTATTGGTAAACAATATTCTTCTAATCAGATTCTTAGGTAACTGTCCATTTTTGGGTGTTTCAAAAAAGATGGATACTGCTGTTGGTATGACATTTGGCGTTATATTTGTTTTAACTTGTACTGGCCCTATTACATGGTTTGTAGAGCATTATCTTTTAGAAAAGTTTGATATTGTTTATCTTGAAACATTGGCATTTATTTTAACAATTGCTGTTTTTGTCCAATTGGTAGAAATGGTGATAAAAAAGGTAAGTCCTGCTCTTTATAGAGGATTAGGTATTTATCTTCCTCTTATCACTACAAACTGTTGTATTTTAGGTACATGTTTCT includes:
- a CDS encoding RnfABCDGE type electron transport complex subunit A, with protein sequence MEQEVWTFSDYIMLVVSGVLVNNILLIRFLGNCPFLGVSKKMDTAVGMTFGVIFVLTCTGPITWFVEHYLLEKFDIVYLETLAFILTIAVFVQLVEMVIKKVSPALYRGLGIYLPLITTNCCILGTCFYNIRFKFGFMPTVVFSFASALGFGLALIIMAGIRERFHYARIPKCFQDTSIGLITAGLIGLSFFAFAGLAK
- a CDS encoding RnfABCDGE type electron transport complex subunit G; its protein translation is MRDIVKLIVVLTAFCVASAFSLAFVREATKERIEYQKLKILVAPAVKAVFPAFDNDPILERVKVKLSEKEIINVFPAKKGGSLIGIAYEGIGSGHGGDVEVLVGIDLDGKILGVKVVKHGETPGIGTKATDSKEFLDQFKGKGVGSKLTLTAAGGEIEAVSGATETSTAITEAVRKAIEVFPKVKEQVIGG
- a CDS encoding electron transport complex subunit E is translated as MDGSRLVKEFTKGLWKEIPPFRFVLGLCPTLACTTTVRDGFGMGLCLTFVLVCSNILISLLRKVIPSQVRIPCFIVVVATFVIIVELVTQAYFYSLYMALGIFIPLIVVNCIPLGRAEAFASKNEVIYSLADGLGMGLGFTFSLTALAIFREVLGKGTFLYHHIMWSGFEPFAFLQKPPGAFVCLGLMLGIMNLIGSGEK